One Aspergillus oryzae RIB40 DNA, chromosome 2 genomic window carries:
- a CDS encoding uncharacterized protein (predicted protein) encodes MRPEDEAGVNRVLDTLQIPRGLAKKRETSAANEIISLPQKAVAHSPAHSSPSAVPDANERPPEIPTPPQNALSNQKLVPSAEKGRETINSFGVNSIPTSHYVPANWGFTLPTAESLDTIYANLNDGTSLSQENSLSPESLQLTPDMQQQPGELLRQARYDRECESDSGDEDEAEKDVIEQISNRIGTLKIAGDGHLRFYGATSNLNLVDVSATQQRQRPDARTVRHDGQDILNHLRVGQPVDQALEDHLVELYFTWQNTSTYVVDKDMYMIARSKWRNEYDDTPFYSEVLTNAMYVSC; translated from the coding sequence atgagaCCCGAGGATGAGGCAGGTGTCAACAGAGTTTTGGATACGCTACAGATCCCTCGCGGGCTagcgaagaaaagggaaacgaGCGCAGCCAATGAGATAATCTCTCTTCCGCAAAAAGCTGTTGCGCATTCACCAGCGCATAGCAGCCCCTCAGCTGTGCCAGACGCAAATGAGCGTCCCCCGGAGATTCCTACACCGCCACAGAATGCGTTATCTAACCAAAAGCTCGTTCCTTCGGCTGAGAAAGGCCGAGAAACAATAAATTCGTTCGGGGTCAATTCGATTCCTACCAGCCATTATGTTCCTGCGAATTGGGGGTTTACACTTCCAACGGCGGAGAGCTTGGACACGATCTACGCCAATCTAAATGATGGCACCAGTCTTTCGCAGGAAAACAGTCTTAGTCCGGAAAGTCTGCAGTTGACCCCGGATATGCAGCAACAGCCCGGAGAGCTGCTCAGGCAAGCGCGTTACGATAGAGAGTGTGAATCAGACAGCggtgacgaagatgaggcgGAGAAAGACGTTATCGAGCAAATTTCGAATCGCATTGGTACTCTAAAGATCGCGGGCGATGGCCACTTACGCTTTTACGGAGCGACGTCGAACCTCAATCTAGTGGATGTTTCTGCGACCCAACAACGCCAACGTCCTGATGCGCGCACAGTCCGACATGATGGACAGGATATACTGAACCATTTACGGGTTGGACAGCCCGTTGACCAAGCACTTGAAGACCATCTTGTGGAGCTGTATTTCACCTGGCAGAATACAAGCACTTATGTGGTCGACAAAGATATGTATATGATCGCTAGATCGAAGTGGAGGAATGAGTATGATGACACGCCTTTCTATTCGGAAGTTCTTACGAATGCGATGTATGTTTCATGCTAG
- a CDS encoding lactoylglutathione lyase GLO1 (glyoxalase), with the protein MATDTSTYKLNHTMIRVKDPKKSLEFYKFLGLTQIQQLDFPENKFSLYFLAYNGPKSLQGDRHWTDRNAVLELTHNYGTENDPNYSVANGNTEPHRGFGHIAISVDNIESACKRIEDAGYPFQKKLTDGRMKHIAFAKDPDGYWVELIRRHNEDVGTTTDTANYRLNHSMLRVKCAETSLKFYQEVMGMTLLRTAENKDAGFNLYFLGYPAGNPKVQEDAKNPVAEWEGLLELTWNYGTEKQEGPVYHNGNAEPQGFGHICVAVDDLNAACERFESLNVNWKKRLTDGRMKDVAFVLDPDGYWIEVIQNQALKRTSNW; encoded by the exons ATGGCGACGGATACTTCCACGTATAAGCTCAATC ACACTATGATCCGGGTCAAGGACCCGAAGAAGTCCC TGGAATTCTACAAGTTCCTCGGACTTACTCAGATTCAACAACTCGATTTCCCCGAAAACAAGTTTTCGCTCTACTTCCTCGCATACAACGGCCCCAAGTCCCTGCAGGGTGACCGTCACTGGACGGACCGCAACGCTGTTCTGGAGCTCACCCACAACTATGGCACAGAAAATGACCCCAACTACAGCGTAGCCAACGGCAACACGGAACCTCACCGGGGCTTTGGTCATATTGCCATTTCTGTTGACAACATTGAATCGGCCTGCAAGAGAATTGAAGATGCTGGCTATCctttccagaagaagctcaCTGATGGACGTATGAAGCACATTGCTTTCGCCAAGGATCCTGATGGATACTGGGTTGAGCTTATTCGTCGTCATAACGAGGATGTGGGTACGACGACAGATACCGCCAATTACCGACTCAACCACAGCATGCTCCGTGTGAAGTGCGCAGAGACAAGTTTGAAATTCTACCAAGAAGTTATGGGCATGACCCTTTTACGAACCGCCGAGAACAAGGATGCAGGCTTCAATCTCTATTTCTTGGGATACCCTGCAGGAAACCCCAAAGTGCAAGAGGATGCCAAGAATCCCGTGGCTGAGTGGGAAGGTTTGCTCGAGCTCACCTGGAACTATGGAACGGAGAAGCAAGAAGGACCTGTCTACCACAATGGCAACGCTGAGCCACAAGGATTCGGCCATATCT GTGTTGCTGTTGACGATCTCAACGCCGCCTGCGAGCGCTTCGAATCATTGAATGTCAACTGGAAGAAGCGTTTGACTGACGGCCGGATGAAGGATGTTGCCTTTGTGCTTGACCCCGATGGATACTGGATCGAAGTGATTCAGAACCAGGCACTTAAGCGCACTAGCAATTGGTAA
- a CDS encoding uncharacterized protein (predicted protein): MGCHSCRVFGTNGAIFAYASSLPSRQLRNLTATYGAAYTAYAKNASSGNLTGVNPASHPSSYVTAQSVSLGDVGSIVFELDELVAVVTRIADRVLLAAVGPSKLEPEGETGPSNGAQNGSLNASADEFPLHEPRTGANGTSTNQTPTNGTPNSISRTHSEANMQSDAQLETQYEIDRSNDLARLASLNLSSSPSILLALESKSAALGKFLSQKLEDLESPEDF, translated from the coding sequence ATGGGTTGTCATTCATGTAGAGTATTTGGTACTAATGGTGCCATATTTGCCTACGCCtcatctcttccatcccGGCAGCTGCGGAATCTGACCGCCACATACGGAGCCGCTTACACAGCCTACGCAAAGAACGCCTCAAGTGGTAACCTAACGGGAGTAAATCCCGCCAGTCACCCATCATCATATGTGACAGCCCAATCCGTCTCTCTTGGCGACGTAGGGTCCATCGTCTTTGAACTCGATGAGCTTGTCGCTGTAGTCACTAGAATAGCGGATAGAGTGCTCCTTGCCGCCGTTGGACCGTCCAAATTGGAGCCCGAAGGAGAGACGGGCCCTTCAAATGGTGCGCAGAATGGCTCTTTAAACGCCAGTGCGGACGAGTTCCCCCTGCATGAGCCTAGAACAGGCGCCAACGGTacctccaccaaccaaacTCCCACCAACGGAACCCCCAACAGTATCAGCCGAACTCACAGCGAGGCCAACATGCAATCAGATGCGCAACTTGAAACGCAGTACGAAATCGACCGAAGCAACGACCTCGCGCGATTGGCGAGCCTGAACCTTTCATCGTCGCCGTCCATTTTGCTCGCTCTAGAATCAAAATCTGCAGCGTTGGGCAAATTTCTCAGTCAGAAATTGGAGGATCTTGAGAGTCCCGAGGACTTCTAG
- a CDS encoding uncharacterized protein (predicted protein), producing MVNMYLETEKNLKGTVSPTLERLHKEIKAKSKELTSGASKSAKAVDKARAVTQKHIELLAQQTASMDAAAGNKLEQHHDPYILRRGVNHRLNKQIIEENNNRKDIIAVQNNFQQFEAHVLQTIQGAMQEFVQIVSGQLEHQGTMYQDMLGSAQKIPPDFEWVNFITKNDNVLINPDAPPRTLSNITFPNMDHRATMALIEGSLERKSRAMLKGYSSGYYVVTPARYLHEFKDDDDFRRDPAPELSLYLPDCVIGAIDGVKFSVKGKDVSGSKVGNAFHTTTELSFKAHTANDAEKWWTVIKDCTRGPVHTAAAATSSQPASPAVAQPPAYSEKANEATSPAQATAPQSATQATAPESATQAAQPMQPAASEAAAQSPVSPPAVSRTASTASGHFHTAPGGTATTGDKA from the coding sequence ATGGTGAATATGTACTTGGAAACGGAGAAGAACCTTAAGGGAACTGTGTCTCCAACCTTGGAGCGCCTCCATAAGGAAATCAAGGCCAAGTCGAAGGAGCTTACCAGTGGTGCTTCCAAGAGTGCAAAGGCTGTGGACAAGGCCCGGGCTGTCACCCAGAAGCATATTGAGCTCCTTGCCCAACAAACGGCGTCTATGGATGCTGCCGCAGGAAACAAGCTTGAACAGCATCACGACCCTTACATCTTGCGCCGAGGTGTCAACCATCGTCTCAACAAGCAGATCATTGAGGAGAACAACAACcgcaaggatatcattgcTGTACAGAATAACTTCCAGCAGTTTGAGGCGCATGTTCTGCAGACCATTCAGGGGGCCATGCAAGAATTCGTCCAGATCGTTTCTGGCCAGCTCGAGCATCAGGGTACTATGTATCAGGATATGCTGGGTTCTGCTCAGAAGATTCCTCCTGACTTCGAGTGGGTCAACTTCATCACGAAGAATGACAATGTCCTTATCAACCCGGATGCGCCCCCGAGGACCCTCTCCAACATCACTTTCCCCAACATGGATCATCGTGCGACCATGGCACTGATCGAAGGGTCCTTGGAACGCAAGTCCCGTGCCATGCTTAAGGGCTATAGCTCCGGATACTACGTTGTCACCCCCGCGCGGTACCTCCATGAATTcaaggatgacgacgactTCCGCCGCGATCCGGCTCCAGAACTGTCCCTATACCTTCCCGACTGTGTCATTGGCGCGATCGACGGCGTGAAGTTCAGCGTGAAAGGCAAGGATGTCTCGGGCAGTAAAGTCGGTAACGCCTTCCACACTACCACTGAATTGAGCTTCAAAGCACACACTGCCAACGACGCCGAAAAATGGTGGACCGTCATCAAGGATTGCACCCGTGGCCCGGTACATaccgctgccgccgccacATCCTCCCAGCCGGCAAGCCCTGCCGTCGCCCAACCCCCAGCTTATAGTGAGAAGGCAAATGAGGCAACGAGCCCCGCCCAGGCTACGGCTCCCCAAAGCGCAACTCAGGCCACAGCCCCCGAGAGCGCAACCCAGGCCGCGCAACCAATGCAGCCTGCTGCGAGCGAGGCAGCGGCTCAATCCCCGGTCTCCCCCCCTGCAGTGTCTCGGACCGCTAGCACGGCCAGTGGACACTTCCATACTGCTCCGGGCGGAACCGCCACTACCGGTGATAAAGCATAA
- a CDS encoding uncharacterized protein (predicted protein), translating to MSTPTSPVDKLPHRSSTLTSSIAPDRRASMSDDEAIPDSDSSETTNLLNERLRALKHMCGYLEDYVTVTSKVQRSHSKDYEKVLKVSGLPSDYSSIYLYIQI from the exons ATGTCTACCCCAACCAGTCCCGTGGACAAGCTCCCTCATCGGTCGTCGACCCTCACGAGTTCCATTGCTCCGGACCGCCGAGCCTCTatgagtgatgatgaggccatTCCGGACTCTGATAGCAGCGAG ACTACGAACCTGCTGAACGAGCGTTTGCGCGCTTTGAAGCACATGTGTGGTTACCTGGAGGACTATGTTACCGTGACTTCGAAGGTACAGAGGTCGCATTCGAAGGACTATGAGAAAGTCCTCAAAGTGAGTGGGCTCCCTTCCGATTATTCCTCGATCTACCTATACATCCAGATTTAG